From Rhinolophus sinicus isolate RSC01 linkage group LG15, ASM3656204v1, whole genome shotgun sequence, the proteins below share one genomic window:
- the CCR7 gene encoding C-C chemokine receptor type 7, whose translation MDLGKPMKSVLVVALLVIFQVCVCQDEVTDDYIGDNTTVDYTLFESVCFKKDVRNFKAWFLPIMYSIICFVGLLGNGLVVLTYIYFKRLKTMTDTYLLNLAMADILFLLTLPFWAYSAAKSWAFGVHMCKLIFGIYKISFFSGMLLLLCISIDRYVAIVQAVSAHRHRARVLFISKLSCVGIWMLAAVFSIPELLYSGIQKSSSEQALRCSLITEHVEALITIQVAQMVVGFLIPLVAMSFCYLVIIRTLLQARNFERNKAIKVIIAVVVVFIAFQLPYNGVVLAQTVANFNITTTSSCELSKQLNIAYDITYSLACVRCCVNPFLYAFIGVKFRNDLFKLFKDLGCLSQEQLRQWSSCRHTRRSSMSTEAETTTTFSP comes from the exons ATGGACTTGG GGAAGCCAATGAAAAGCGTGCTGGTGGTGGCTCTCCTTGTCATTTTCCAG GTGTGCGTGTGCCAAGATGAGGTCACGGATGATTACATCGGAGACAACACCACAGTGGACTACACGCTGTTCGAGTCTGTGTGCTTCAAGAAGGACGTGCGGAACTTTAAGGCCTGGTTCCTCCCCATCATGTACTCCATCATCTGCTTCGTGGGTCTGCTGGGCAACGGGCTGGTCGTGCTGACTTACATCTATTTCAAGAGGCTCAAGACCATGACCGATACCTACCTGCTCAACCTGGCCATGGCGGACATCCTCTTCCTCCTGACCCTTCCCTTCTGGGCCTACAGTGCGGCCAAGTCCTGGGCCTTCGGTGTCCACATGTGCAAGCTCATCTTTGGCATCTACAAGATAAGCTTCTTCAGCGGCATGCTCCTGCTTCTTTGCATCAGCATTGACCGCTACGTGGCCATCGTCCAGGCCGTCTCGGCCCACCGCCACCGTGCCCGCGTCCTTTTCATCAGCAAGCTCTCCTGTGTGGGCATCTGGATGCTGGCCGCTGTGTTCTCCATCCCAGAGCTGCTGTACAGCGGCATCCAGAAGAGCAGCAGCGAGCAAGCGTTGCGGTGCTCTCTCATCACCGAGCACGTGGAGGCCTTGATCACCATCCAGGTGGCTCAGATGGTGGTGGGCTTTCTGATCCCCCTGGTGGCCATGAGCTTCTGCTACCTTGTCATCATCCGCACCCTGCTCCAGGCGCGCAACTTTGAACGGAACAAAGCCATCAAGGTGATCATCGCCGTGGTGGTGGTCTTCATAGCTTTCCAGCTGCCCTACAATGGGGTGGTCCTGGCCCAGACGGTGGCCAACTTCAAtatcaccaccaccagcagctgTGAGCTCAGCAAGCAACTCAACATCGCCTATGACATCACCTACAGCCTGGCCTGCGTCCGCTGCTGTGTCAACCCTTTCTTGTATGCCTTCATCGGCGTCAAGTTCCGCAATGACCTCTTCAAGCTCTTTAAGGACTTGGGCTGCCTCAGCCAGGAGCAACTCCGGCAGTGGTCGTCCTGCCGGCACACCAGGCGTTCCTCGATGAGTACGGAGGCCGAGACCACCACCACCTTCTCCCCGTAG